The following are encoded together in the Takifugu flavidus isolate HTHZ2018 chromosome 22, ASM371156v2, whole genome shotgun sequence genome:
- the cdk17 gene encoding cyclin-dependent kinase 17 isoform X2, whose product MRNGRPPTSHSMHSFLHQYTGSFKKPPLRRPHSVIGGSLGSFMAIPRNGSRLDIVHENLKMGSDGESDQASGTSSDEVQSPTGVCLRNRVHRRISMEDINKRLSLPADIRIPDGYLEKLQFGSPPFDQPLSRRSRRASLSEIGFGKLETYVKLDKLGEGTYATVFKGRSKLTDNLVALKEIRLEHEEGAPCTAIREVSLLKDLKHANIVTLHDIVHTDKSLMLVFEYLDKDLKQYMDDCGNIMNMHNVKIFLFQILRGLSYCHKRKVLHRDLKPQNLLINERGELKLADFGLARAKSVPTKTYSNEVVTLWYRPPDVLLGSSEYSTQIDMWGVGCIFYEMAAGRPLFPGSTVEDELHLIFRLLGTPTEGNWPGISSIEEFKSYNFPKYKPQPIINHAPRVDSEGLELLLSFLRYESKKRISAEDSMKHSYFRQLGMNVHTLPEGVSLFTLQEVQLQKDLGYRNSSFPDAGNSKINRRQSMLF is encoded by the exons ATGAGAAACGgacgcccccccacctcccacagCATGCACTCCTTCCTGCACCAGTACACCGGGTCCTTCAAGAAGCCCCCCCTCCGCCGCCCGCACAGTGTCATCGGTGGCTCCCTGGGGTCCTTCATGGCCATTCCGCGCAACGGTAGCCGCCTGG ATATCGTACACGAGAACCTGAAAATGGGCTCGGACGGCGAAAGCGATCAGGCGTCGGGAACGTCCTCAGACGAGGTGCAGTCACCGACCGGGGTCTGTTTACGGAACCGCGTACATCGACGGATCTCGATGGAG GACATCAACAAGCGCTTGTCCCTGCCGGCCGATATCCGGATTCCCGACGGctacctggagaagctgcagttcGGGAGCCCGCCCTTCGACCAGCCGCTCAGCCGGCGCTCCCGCCGAGCGTCGCTG TCGGAGATCGGTTTCGGCAAGTTGGAGACCTACGTTAAGCTCGACAAACTGGGGGAG GGAACCTACGCCACGGTGTTCAAAGGACGCAGCAAGCTCACAGACAACCTGGTGGCGCTGAAGGAGATCAGGCTGGAGCACGAGGAGGGAGCCCCCTGCACCGCCATCAGAGAAG TCTCACTACTGAAGGACCTCAAACACGCCAACATCGTCACGCTGCACGACATCGTCCACACCGACAAGAGCCTGATGCTGGTCTTCGAGTACCTG GACAAGGACCTGAAGCAGTACATGGACGACTGTGGGAACATCATGAACATGCACAACGTGAAG ATCTTCCTCTTCCAGATTCTGCGAGGGCTGTCGTACTGTCACAAGAGGAAGGTTCTCCACCGGGACCTGAAGCCCCAGAACCTCCTGATCAACGAGAGAGGAGAACTCAAACTGGCGGATTTCG GTCTGGCCAGGGCCAAATCCGTCCCCACTAAAACCTACTCCAACGAGGTGGTGACCCTTTGGTACCGGCCTCCGGATGTTCTGCTGGGATCCTCGGAGTATTCGACGCAGATCGACATGTG GGGCGTCGGCTGTATATTCTACGAGATGGCTGCCGGCCGGCCGCTCTTCCCTGGCTCCACCGTGGAGGACGAGCTCCACCTGATCTTCAGGTTACTGG GCACGCCCACGGAGGGGAACTGGCCGGGAATCTCCTCTATCGAAGAGTTCAAATCTTACAACTTCCCCAAATACAAACCGCAGCCCATCATCAACCACGCCCCCAG GGTGGACAGTGAagggctggagctgctgctctctttcCTCAGA TACGAGTCAAAGAAGAGGATTTCTGCTGAGGATTCCATGAAACACTCGTACTTCAGGCAGCTCGGGATGAACGTGCACACGCTGCCGGAGG GTGTGTCGTTATTCACGTTACAGGAAGTGCAGCTGCAGAAAGACCTGGGATACAGGAACTCGTCATTCCCGGACGCAG
- the phyh gene encoding phytanoyl-CoA dioxygenase, peroxisomal, translating into MSRAAERLRLLTAQLDRPWAQITSEPSSAAALRSSFPRRFRYTSDTGVLSPEQRLFYEQNGFILIKNLVSEEDIDRFRKEFERLCREEVKIPGLVMMRDVAILKSEFVADQKAVSKIQDFQEDPELFRYCTLPQILKYVECFTGANIMAMHTMLINKPPDAGKKTSRHPMHQDLHYFPFRPVDKIVCAWTAMEKVNRENGCLVVLPGTHTGTLQEHDYPEWEGGVNKMYHGVRNYDPQHPRVHLEMEKGDTVFFHPLLIHGSGMNQTQGFRKAISCHYASADCYYIDVKGTTQENIEKEVGELAARKYAVAGDLTFQDTWAFRGRLVQGERISL; encoded by the exons ATGTCTCGGGCTGCGGAACGACTCCGGCTTCTCACCGCCCAACTGGACCGGCCGTGGGCCCAGATC ACCTCTGAGCCAAGTTCAGCTGCAGCTTTACGCAGCAGTTTTCCACGAAGATTCAG ATACACATCAGATACTGGTGTTCTAAGTCCGGAACAGCGACTCTTCTACGAGCAAAATGGCTTCATACTCATCAAGAATCTGGTGTCTGAAGAGGACATCGATCGGTTCAG gAAGGAGTTTGAGCGACTGTGTCGAGAGGAGGTCAAGATCCCAGGTCTCGTGATGATGAGAGATGTGGCCATCTTGAAGTCTGAGTTTGTCGCGGATCAGAAAGCGGTGTCCAAAATCCAGGACTTCCAGGAAGATCCTGAACTGTTCCGTTACTGCACTTTACCGCAG ATTCTGAAGTATGTGGAGTGTTTCACTGGAGCCAACATAATGGCCATGCACACCATGCTGATCAACAAACCCCCCGATGCAG GTAAGAAGACATCTCGCCACCCGATGCACCAGGATCTGCACTACTTCCCCTTCCGGCCTGTTGACAAGATTGTCTGCGCTTGGACTGCGATGGAGAAGGTGAACAGGGAGAACGGCTGCCTGGTCGTCCTCCCGGGAACACACACCGGCACCCTGCAAGAGCACGACTACCCCGAATGGGAG GGCGGCGTGAACAAAATGTATCACGGAGTGCGCAACTACGACCCGCAGCACCCCCGAGTTcacctggagatggagaagggCGACACGGTCTTCTTCCACCCGCTGCTGATCCACGGGTCAGGCATGAACCAGACGCAGGGCTTCCGCAAG GCCATCTCCTGCCACTACGCCAGCGCTGACTGCTATTACATCGACGTGAAGGGAACCACACAGGAAAACATCGAGAAGGAGGTGGGCGAGCTGGCAGCCAGGAAGTACGCCGTGGCGGGCGACCTCACCTTTCAG GACACGTGGGCGTTCCGAGGCCGCCTGGTGCAGGGGGAGCGGATCTCCCTGTGA
- the cdk17 gene encoding cyclin-dependent kinase 17 isoform X3, with product MEKMKRIKKRLSLTLRPSQTVDESLSELAEQMTVEDGGTKDSDIVHENLKMGSDGESDQASGTSSDEVQSPTGVCLRNRVHRRISMEDINKRLSLPADIRIPDGYLEKLQFGSPPFDQPLSRRSRRASLSEIGFGKLETYVKLDKLGEGTYATVFKGRSKLTDNLVALKEIRLEHEEGAPCTAIREVSLLKDLKHANIVTLHDIVHTDKSLMLVFEYLDKDLKQYMDDCGNIMNMHNVKIFLFQILRGLSYCHKRKVLHRDLKPQNLLINERGELKLADFGLARAKSVPTKTYSNEVVTLWYRPPDVLLGSSEYSTQIDMWGVGCIFYEMAAGRPLFPGSTVEDELHLIFRLLGTPTEGNWPGISSIEEFKSYNFPKYKPQPIINHAPRVDSEGLELLLSFLRYESKKRISAEDSMKHSYFRQLGMNVHTLPEGVSLFTLQEVQLQKDLGYRNSSFPDAGNSKINRRQSMLF from the exons atggagaagatgaagcGGATAAAGAAGCGGCTGTCGCTGACGCTGCGCCCCAGCCAGACCGTCGACGAGTCCCTGTCAGAGCTGGCGGAGCAGATGACCGTGGAGGACGGGGGCACCAAGGACAGCG ATATCGTACACGAGAACCTGAAAATGGGCTCGGACGGCGAAAGCGATCAGGCGTCGGGAACGTCCTCAGACGAGGTGCAGTCACCGACCGGGGTCTGTTTACGGAACCGCGTACATCGACGGATCTCGATGGAG GACATCAACAAGCGCTTGTCCCTGCCGGCCGATATCCGGATTCCCGACGGctacctggagaagctgcagttcGGGAGCCCGCCCTTCGACCAGCCGCTCAGCCGGCGCTCCCGCCGAGCGTCGCTG TCGGAGATCGGTTTCGGCAAGTTGGAGACCTACGTTAAGCTCGACAAACTGGGGGAG GGAACCTACGCCACGGTGTTCAAAGGACGCAGCAAGCTCACAGACAACCTGGTGGCGCTGAAGGAGATCAGGCTGGAGCACGAGGAGGGAGCCCCCTGCACCGCCATCAGAGAAG TCTCACTACTGAAGGACCTCAAACACGCCAACATCGTCACGCTGCACGACATCGTCCACACCGACAAGAGCCTGATGCTGGTCTTCGAGTACCTG GACAAGGACCTGAAGCAGTACATGGACGACTGTGGGAACATCATGAACATGCACAACGTGAAG ATCTTCCTCTTCCAGATTCTGCGAGGGCTGTCGTACTGTCACAAGAGGAAGGTTCTCCACCGGGACCTGAAGCCCCAGAACCTCCTGATCAACGAGAGAGGAGAACTCAAACTGGCGGATTTCG GTCTGGCCAGGGCCAAATCCGTCCCCACTAAAACCTACTCCAACGAGGTGGTGACCCTTTGGTACCGGCCTCCGGATGTTCTGCTGGGATCCTCGGAGTATTCGACGCAGATCGACATGTG GGGCGTCGGCTGTATATTCTACGAGATGGCTGCCGGCCGGCCGCTCTTCCCTGGCTCCACCGTGGAGGACGAGCTCCACCTGATCTTCAGGTTACTGG GCACGCCCACGGAGGGGAACTGGCCGGGAATCTCCTCTATCGAAGAGTTCAAATCTTACAACTTCCCCAAATACAAACCGCAGCCCATCATCAACCACGCCCCCAG GGTGGACAGTGAagggctggagctgctgctctctttcCTCAGA TACGAGTCAAAGAAGAGGATTTCTGCTGAGGATTCCATGAAACACTCGTACTTCAGGCAGCTCGGGATGAACGTGCACACGCTGCCGGAGG GTGTGTCGTTATTCACGTTACAGGAAGTGCAGCTGCAGAAAGACCTGGGATACAGGAACTCGTCATTCCCGGACGCAG
- the cdk17 gene encoding cyclin-dependent kinase 17 isoform X1, whose amino-acid sequence MEKMKRIKKRLSLTLRPSQTVDESLSELAEQMTVEDGGTKDSEPFMRNGRPPTSHSMHSFLHQYTGSFKKPPLRRPHSVIGGSLGSFMAIPRNGSRLDIVHENLKMGSDGESDQASGTSSDEVQSPTGVCLRNRVHRRISMEDINKRLSLPADIRIPDGYLEKLQFGSPPFDQPLSRRSRRASLSEIGFGKLETYVKLDKLGEGTYATVFKGRSKLTDNLVALKEIRLEHEEGAPCTAIREVSLLKDLKHANIVTLHDIVHTDKSLMLVFEYLDKDLKQYMDDCGNIMNMHNVKIFLFQILRGLSYCHKRKVLHRDLKPQNLLINERGELKLADFGLARAKSVPTKTYSNEVVTLWYRPPDVLLGSSEYSTQIDMWGVGCIFYEMAAGRPLFPGSTVEDELHLIFRLLGTPTEGNWPGISSIEEFKSYNFPKYKPQPIINHAPRVDSEGLELLLSFLRYESKKRISAEDSMKHSYFRQLGMNVHTLPEGVSLFTLQEVQLQKDLGYRNSSFPDAGNSKINRRQSMLF is encoded by the exons atggagaagatgaagcGGATAAAGAAGCGGCTGTCGCTGACGCTGCGCCCCAGCCAGACCGTCGACGAGTCCCTGTCAGAGCTGGCGGAGCAGATGACCGTGGAGGACGGGGGCACCAAGGACAGCG AGCCCTTCATGAGAAACGgacgcccccccacctcccacagCATGCACTCCTTCCTGCACCAGTACACCGGGTCCTTCAAGAAGCCCCCCCTCCGCCGCCCGCACAGTGTCATCGGTGGCTCCCTGGGGTCCTTCATGGCCATTCCGCGCAACGGTAGCCGCCTGG ATATCGTACACGAGAACCTGAAAATGGGCTCGGACGGCGAAAGCGATCAGGCGTCGGGAACGTCCTCAGACGAGGTGCAGTCACCGACCGGGGTCTGTTTACGGAACCGCGTACATCGACGGATCTCGATGGAG GACATCAACAAGCGCTTGTCCCTGCCGGCCGATATCCGGATTCCCGACGGctacctggagaagctgcagttcGGGAGCCCGCCCTTCGACCAGCCGCTCAGCCGGCGCTCCCGCCGAGCGTCGCTG TCGGAGATCGGTTTCGGCAAGTTGGAGACCTACGTTAAGCTCGACAAACTGGGGGAG GGAACCTACGCCACGGTGTTCAAAGGACGCAGCAAGCTCACAGACAACCTGGTGGCGCTGAAGGAGATCAGGCTGGAGCACGAGGAGGGAGCCCCCTGCACCGCCATCAGAGAAG TCTCACTACTGAAGGACCTCAAACACGCCAACATCGTCACGCTGCACGACATCGTCCACACCGACAAGAGCCTGATGCTGGTCTTCGAGTACCTG GACAAGGACCTGAAGCAGTACATGGACGACTGTGGGAACATCATGAACATGCACAACGTGAAG ATCTTCCTCTTCCAGATTCTGCGAGGGCTGTCGTACTGTCACAAGAGGAAGGTTCTCCACCGGGACCTGAAGCCCCAGAACCTCCTGATCAACGAGAGAGGAGAACTCAAACTGGCGGATTTCG GTCTGGCCAGGGCCAAATCCGTCCCCACTAAAACCTACTCCAACGAGGTGGTGACCCTTTGGTACCGGCCTCCGGATGTTCTGCTGGGATCCTCGGAGTATTCGACGCAGATCGACATGTG GGGCGTCGGCTGTATATTCTACGAGATGGCTGCCGGCCGGCCGCTCTTCCCTGGCTCCACCGTGGAGGACGAGCTCCACCTGATCTTCAGGTTACTGG GCACGCCCACGGAGGGGAACTGGCCGGGAATCTCCTCTATCGAAGAGTTCAAATCTTACAACTTCCCCAAATACAAACCGCAGCCCATCATCAACCACGCCCCCAG GGTGGACAGTGAagggctggagctgctgctctctttcCTCAGA TACGAGTCAAAGAAGAGGATTTCTGCTGAGGATTCCATGAAACACTCGTACTTCAGGCAGCTCGGGATGAACGTGCACACGCTGCCGGAGG GTGTGTCGTTATTCACGTTACAGGAAGTGCAGCTGCAGAAAGACCTGGGATACAGGAACTCGTCATTCCCGGACGCAG
- the mcm10 gene encoding LOW QUALITY PROTEIN: protein MCM10 homolog (The sequence of the model RefSeq protein was modified relative to this genomic sequence to represent the inferred CDS: inserted 1 base in 1 codon): MDRDLDVLTALLTESEGCGGEADTEEQEKNPLEQEEDFDSLFDDDNEEEEYKDSVEEDGQHTGAGDEVSGLFGDVDDIEIEEEAQKNGSEEECKTLNKSREDLQEELRRMQEQMQRLQQQLEASQKVSKPSPGSGQTPEKPSGPTPVLPNQSRAKPTSASQKTGTQAATSSSPPARANVKESSAFLEELNSANSFKHGARVAHKPKPSTSGDRGPLVEIKLSSSFQPPEAPSEAAAPLRSPPSSQKRPAAPPGPPKAPSLPQIPKDVAVEKYSGLRLRRPRVSSSEMDRKMADRRMIRLSQLPERLAREKLEDSDWVTFAVVVNKTTQKSNSSGKTFSVWKLNDLHNLDVFVSLLLFGDVHKEHWKTEFGTVIGLLNANPMKQKDGYDGISLTVDNPQKVLLMGEAQDFGTCKAAKKNGDPCSQIVNLFECQYCQYHVKAQYKKMSSKRAELQSSFSGXAPNKVKGSGLRGRLCQEGFHYGGMSSPACAASLTASRPNKPVQKTLDTLFVKGSAQLLAQAKSLAMKSGEVSGCSNEFRSLMSVPTPGALQLKRHLAQGSQTASKDATGAPLRSISAKELLKQQKQKQQELRQKRLQRAEEIQKRVLQNSAGPRPSTSSSQGKGALMSPKAACEVPKRTQSPAAPHAPTLGRGFSEGEDILFFDKSPPQAPAASSLSLSAAKMAALRKLKAKGMGLAKEDPNALKRKRGDSSEISTRVEKNLAPPEESPCDTDEGPAQKKRREQLLYLQSEEFQKILNAKSRHGAVLQAAEYQLQESYFNILVKKEQMEEKMRGIREMKCRAVTCKKCNYTYFKPADRCVEQNHALRWHDAIKRFFKCPCGQRAIALDRLPNKHCSNCGLFKWERDGMLKEKTGPKIGAELLLPRGEEHGKFLNSK, translated from the exons ATGGACC GTGATCTGGACGTTCTGACGGCCCTGCTGACTGAGAGTGAAGGTTGTGGAGGTGAAGCTGACACtgaagagcaggaaaagaacCCATtagaacaggaagaggactTTGACAGTCTGTTTGATGATGACAACGAGGAGGAAGAGTATAAAGATAGTGTGGAGGAGGACGGGCAGCACACGGGGGCAGGAGATGAAGTGTCGGGTCTCTTTGGAGATGTGGACGATATTGAAATTGAAGAGGAAGCTCAAAAAAATGGCAGCGAAGAAGAATGTAAGACCCTGAACAAGTCCAGGGAGGATTTACAAG AGGAGCTCAGACGCATGCAGGAGCAGatgcagcggctgcagcagcagctggaagcctCCCAGAAGGTTTCCAAGCCGTCTCCAGGTTCAGGGCAGACTCCAGAGAAGCCATCTGGTCCCACACCAGTACTTCCCAATCAGAGCAGGGCCAAGCCAACCAGTGCATCACAGAAGACGGGGACCCAAGCGG CAACATCTTCTTCCCCTCCAGccagagcaaacgtcaaagAGTCCTCTGCTTTCCTCGAGGAACTAAACAGTGCAAACTCCTTCAAGCACGGGGCGAGGGTAGCTCACAAACCCAAACCGAGCACCTCAG GAGACAGAGGCCCACTGGTGGAGATAAAGCTCAGCAGTTCCTTTCAGCCACCAGAGGCTCCGAGCGaggccgctgctcctctgcgcTCACCCCCGTCGTCCCAGAAGAGGCCTGCAGCACCTCCAGGACCACCAAAGGCCCCCTCACTTCCACAGATTCCAAAAGATGTAGCTGTTGAGAAGTACTCTGGCCTGCGACTCAG AAGACCACGCGTTTCCTCCAGCGAGATGGACCGCAAGATGGCTGACCGACGAATGATTCGCCTGTCTCAGCTGCCGGAGCGTTTGGCTCGAGAGAAGCTGGAAGACAGTGACTGGGTGACGTTTGCTGTGGTGGTCAACAAGACCACGcagaaaagcaacagcagc GGGAAAACCTTCAGCGTCTGGAAGCTGAATGACCTCCATAACCTGGACGTGTTTGTGTCCTTGCTCCTGTTTGGCGACGTTCATAAAGAGCACTGGAAGACGGAGTTCGGCACAGTCATCGGCCTCCTCAACGCAAACCCCATGAAGCAGAAGGATGGATATGACGGG ATAAGCCTGACGGTGGACAACCCACAGAAGGTCTTACTCATGGGGGAAGCTCAAGACTTTGGCACCTGCAAGGCCGCGAAGAAGAACGGAGACCCATGCTCTCAAATAGTGAACCTG TTCGAGTGCCAGTACTGCCAGTATCACGTCAAGGCCCAGTATAAGAAGATGAGCTCAAAGAGGGCAGAGCTGCAGTCTTCCTTTTCTG AGGCTCCCAATAAGGTGAAGGGCAGCGGCCTGAGGGGGCGTCTGTGTCAGGAGGGATTCCACTACGGCGGCATGTCCTCGCCAGCCTGCGCCGCCTCCCT GACGGCGTCCAGACCAAACAAACCCGTCCAGAAGACGCTGGACACGCTGTTCGTGAAAGGTTCAGCTCAGCTCCTCGCACAGGCCAAAAGTCTGG CTATGAAGTCTGGGGAAGTCTCGGGTTGTTCAAACGAATTCAGGAGCCTGATGTCGGTGCCGACGCCTGGGGCCCTGCAGCTGAAGCGGCACCTGGCCCAGGGCAGCCAGACGG CTTCTAAAGATGCAACTGGAGCTCCTCTGAGGTCCATCTCAGCGAAGGAATTactgaaacagcagaaacagaagcagcaggagcttcGGCAGAAACgcctgcagagagcagaggagatcCAGAAGAGGGTTCTGCAGAACTCAGCGGGACCccgaccct ccacctcctcctcgcAGGGTAAGGGTGCCCTGATGTCCCCCAAAGCAGCGTGTGAGGTTCCCAAGAGGACTCAAAGCCCTGCCGCCCCCCACGCCCCCACACTGGGACGAGGCTTCTCTGAAGGGGAGGACATTCTCTTCTTTGATAAAAGCCCCCCGCAGGCTCCAGCTGCCAGCTCTCTCAGCCTGTCAGCcgccaagatggccgccctgAGGAAGCTAAAAGCCAAAGGGATGGGCCTGGCCAAGGAAGACCCCAACgccctgaagaggaagaggggggacaGTTCTGAAATCAGCACCAGGGTGGAGAAGAACCTCGCCCCACCAGAAG AGTCGCCCTGTGACACAGACGAGGGGCCAGCTCAGAAGAAGAGGCGAGAGCAGCTCCTCTACCTGCAGTCGGAGGAGTTCCAAAAGATCCTCAACGCTAAATCTCGCCACGGTGCCGTGCTGCAGGCG GCGGAGtaccagctgcaggagagctACTTCAACATCctggtgaagaaggagcagatggaggagaagatgaggggCATCCGGGAGATGAAGTGTCGCGCCGTCACCTGCAAGAAG TGCAATTACACCTACTTCAAGCCGGCGGATCGTTGCGTGGAGCAGAATCATGCGTTACGGTGGCACGATGCCATCAAGCGTTTCTTTAAATGTCCCTGTGGACAGAGAGCAATCGCGCTGGACCGACTGCCCAATAAGCACTGCAG CAACTGTGGGCTGTTTAAATGGGAGCGTGACGGCATGCTGAAG GAGAAAACTGGACCCAAGATCGGCGCGGAGCTCCTGCTGCCTCGAGGAGAGGAACACGGCAAGTTCCTCAACAGCAAGTGA
- the optn gene encoding optineurin — protein sequence MTSGGPMMNGEVPHSPSNPGMLEETLHQMNILIQENRDLKESLRQTNLAMKERFEGLAAWREKQREERDFLESRLKEARDRMEALTCQNQELSGRAGEDGKPGGAAGGVHVISNQSAELDALRAQVARLQAEKNDLVALNSELQLKADQDLHDDGSFIEIIRVSDGGVDGLSEACGAEHGKRPDLSMTASRHDTEATVSQLLQSLRNETQRAELLQTELKSSLDRIAKLEERKSQTERSTQTEAEVKDEPSKEDKAQSEVESMKSQMKTLFKELQQAQSKLDEAEGMKKNLQDRCREVEQDVVALKAQLVEKQAVQTENQRLKLQLDSMEAQCRVEQRKAGEERNTLAQLKDAYTKLFEDYNELKEEQKKKETQMVQKELLDKVQVQLTAAEEALATKQGKIDQMKQEIFQKEKELETISVFQAQAEVYSSDFYAERAAREKLHEERERLATQLEYVKKQNTHLQEELDSMGRQGLNEMQRRHVGGNPHGAGASLVGRGTDWQHPVGIPEHACPKCNEILPDLDTLQIHIMDCIN from the exons ATGACATCTGGAGGCCCCATGATGAACGGCGAGGTCCCCCATTCTCCCAGTAATCCTGGTATGCTGGAGGAAACCCTGCATCAGATGAACATCCTCATTCAGGAGAACCGAGACCTGAAGG AGTCGCTGCGTCAGACCAACCTGGCGATGAAGGAGCGCTTCGAGGGTTTGGCAGCGTGGCGGGAAAAACAGCGGGAAGAGCGGGACTTTCTGGAGAGTCGGCTGAAGGAGGCTCGGGATCGAATGGAGGCACTGACCTGCCAGAACCAGGAGCTGAgcgggagagctggagaggacgGGAAACCAGGGGGTGCAGCAGGAGGCGTGCAC GTGATATCGAATCAGAGCGCAGAGCTGGATGCGCTGCGTGCACAGGTCGCACGCCTTCAGGCGGAGAAGAACGACCTGGTGGCGTTGAACTCCGAGCTGCAGCTCAAGGCTGACCAAGACTTGCACGACGACGGGTCTTTCATCGAGATCATCCGGGTTTCG GACGGTGGCGTCGATGGCTTAAGCGAAGCCTGCGGAGCGGAGCACGGCAAACGTCCTGACCTGAGCATGACGGCGTCCCGACATGACACGGAGGCGACGGTGAGCCAGCTGCTGCAGTCGCTGAGGAACGAGACGCAGCGCGCCGAGCTGCTGCAGACCGAGCTGAAGTCGTCTCTCGACAG AATTGCAAAactggaagagaggaagagtcaAACAGAAAGATCCACtcaaacagaagcagaggtCAAAGACGAGCCCAGCAAAGAGGATAAG GCGCAGTCGGAGGTGGAGAGCATGAAATCCCAGATGAAGACGCTGTtcaaggagctgcagcaggctcAGAGCAAGCTGGATGAAGCCGAAGGAATGAagaagaacctgcaggacag ATGTCGGGAGGTGGAGCAGGATGTGGTGGCCCTGAAGGCCCAGCTGGTGGAGAAACAGGCCGTCCAGACAGAGAACCAgcggctgaagctgcagctggacagcATGGAAGCGCAGTGTCGGGTGGAGCAACggaaggcaggagaggagag GAACACCCTGGCCCAGCTGAAGGATGCCTATACCAAGCTCTTCGaagactacaatgagctcaaagaggaacagaagaagaaagag ACTCAGATGgtgcagaaggagctgctggacaaggTGCAGGTTCAGCTAACTGCTGCTGAAGAGGCCCTTGCAACAAAGCAAGGCAAGATTGATCAAATGAAGCAAGAGATCTtccagaaggagaaggagctggaaaCCATATCCGTCTTCCAGGCCCAG GCGGAGGTGTATTCCTCAGACTTCTACGCAGAGCGAGCGGCACGGGAGAAGCTCCATGAGGAGAGGGAGCGCCTGGCGACACAGCTGGAGTATGTGAAGAAACAGAACACccatctgcaggaggagctggactcaATGGGCCG CCAGGGGCTGAATGAAATGCAGAGGAGACATGTGGGCGGAAATCCACACGGAGCTGGTGCCTCTTTGGTTGGAAGAG GAACCGACTGGCAACATCCAGTGGGCATTCCTGAACACGCCTGTCCCAAGTGTAATGAGATCCTACCTGATCTGGACACTCTGCAGATTCACATCATGGACTGCATCAACTAG